The stretch of DNA TTTCTCAACAACAACAAAACGACATCCCTTTGCGAGTAAAAGATATTTTATTAATGGGTCGTTATCCGTATTTTCATTATCAACCCCAAAAAACCGATTGGGAAGCAACAAAAATATGGATGGAAAAAACAGAAATTTCTCATCTAGAAAACCGTGATTACAATCAACTTTCGGGAGGAGAAAAACAACGTGTTCATTTGGCGAGAATTTTTGCTCAGGTAGAAAATAAAGCTCAAGAAAAATTAGTATTTTTAGATGAACCCTTGAACAACTTAGACATTGCTCATCAATTCAAAATCTTACAAACAATCAAAGATTTTACACAAAATAACAATACGGCAATTACGGTTCTACACGACCTTAATCTTACAGCACAGTTTGCAGATGAAGTAGTATTGATGCAAAACGGAAAAATAAAAATGTACGATTCGCCGGAAAATGTTTTCCAAGAAAAAATCATTGAAAATGTTTATAAATTTCCATGTAAAATAATTTCTAACCCAATAACCAATAGACCCTATATCGTCTTTGGATAAAAAAATAGAATAGTATGAATTCAACCTTATTACACGAAAAATGGGATTTGCTAAGGAAAGAGCAACCCAATTTACGAATCAGAAATGCAGC from Weeksella virosa DSM 16922 encodes:
- a CDS encoding heme ABC transporter ATP-binding protein; protein product: MIRAEQIRFPSKTAVILKNIKFRAEKGKFIAIIGPNGAGKSSLLNYLANEIDPKINRTCFKGKNYREWCRKELACQKAKFSQQQQNDIPLRVKDILLMGRYPYFHYQPQKTDWEATKIWMEKTEISHLENRDYNQLSGGEKQRVHLARIFAQVENKAQEKLVFLDEPLNNLDIAHQFKILQTIKDFTQNNNTAITVLHDLNLTAQFADEVVLMQNGKIKMYDSPENVFQEKIIENVYKFPCKIISNPITNRPYIVFG